Proteins encoded within one genomic window of Mytilus trossulus isolate FHL-02 unplaced genomic scaffold, PNRI_Mtr1.1.1.hap1 h1tg000158l__unscaffolded, whole genome shotgun sequence:
- the LOC134700551 gene encoding ankyrin repeat domain-containing protein 40-like, whose product MSVVLFQKFGQTALMSAAVCGHLEICRLLIDTGCTIDITDKYSGWTALMWAAQWGYLESDGRTALHWAARKGHLQTTRYLVEQGASPLVTTHEGQTPYDLAAERTKGQFNEVMKGQYKEVVKYLQTVMSEKSSGDTAGQGREGDKLMA is encoded by the exons atgtcagttgtattattccagaAGTTTGGACAGACAGCATTAATGTCGGCTGCCGTGTGTGGACACCTGGAGATCTGTAGACtcctcattgatacaggatgtaCGATCGACATCACAgat aAGTATAGTGGATGGACAGCATTAATGTGGGCTGCCCAGTGGGGATACCTGGAG AGTGATGGAAGAACAGCTTTACATTGGGCTGCTAGGAAGGGACATCTACAGACCACAAGATATCTGGTAGAACAAGGTGCCAGTCCCTTAGTTACAACACATGAg GGTCAGACTCCATACGACTTAGCAGCAGAAAGGACGAAAGGACAGTTTAACGAAGTGATGAAAGGACAGTATAAAGAAGTGGTGAAATACTTACAG ACTGTCATGTCAGAGAAATCTTCAGGTGACACTGCTGGACAAGGGAGAGAAG